The following are encoded together in the Humulus lupulus chromosome 5, drHumLupu1.1, whole genome shotgun sequence genome:
- the LOC133777681 gene encoding uncharacterized protein LOC133777681 has product MYQPKGGKRIKVSDTGAFTSSSNADISDDEVREVRPTGQKAAKRKGNEKKDTHARFIEISERKVSALEKLVAIKKKEAEDNRMTKYMDYLIMDTSHMTHEQKKDHENLFGRRGLLPLQKCTAAMRMLAYGAPADYVDEYVRIGETTAIECLVNFVRGVNDIFGTEYLSRPNAGDICRLLQIGEVRGFPSMLGSIDCMHWEWKNCPVAWKGQFTRGDHGRPTIMFEAVASQDLWIWHAFFGVPGSNNDLNVLNQSPLFTEILQGQAPRVEFTINGTQYSRGTI; this is encoded by the exons ATGTACCAACCAAAAGGTGGTAAGAGAATAAAGGTGTCAGATACAGGGGCatttacttcttcttccaatgcagaCATCAGTGATGATGAAGTACGTGAAGTGCGTCCTACTGGCCAAAAGGCAGCAAAGAGAAAAGGGAATGAAAAAAAAGACACACATGCTAGATTTATAGAGATTAGTGAACGGAAAGTATCTGCATTGGAGAAATTGGTGGCGATAAAGAAGAAAGAGGCAGAAGATAATAGGATGACAAAATACATGGATTATCTCATCATGGACACGTCGCATATGACTCATGAACAAAAGAAAGATCATGAAAACTTGT TCGGTAGAAGGGGGCTTTTGCCATTACAAAAGTGCACCGCTGCTATGCGAATGTTGGCATATGGAGCGCCTGCCGattatgttgatgagtatgttcgaATTGGTGAAACTACTGCTATTGAATGTCTAGTCAATTTCGTTCGAGGAGTGAATGATATTTTTGGGACCGAATATTTAAGTCGGCCCAATGCTGGGGACATTTGTCGCTTACTTCAAATAGGGGAGGTGCGTGGTTTTCCAAGCATGTTGGGAAGCATTGATTGTATGCACTGGGAATGGAAAAATTGCCCAGTTGCATGGAAAGGACAATTCACGCGAGGTGATCATGGTAGGCCAACAATCATGTTCGAAGCAGTTGCATCACAAGATCTCTGGATATGGCATGCATTTTTTGGTGTTCCGGGATCCAATAATGATCTGAACGTGTTAAATCAATCCCCATTATTCACTGAAATCTTACAAGGGCAAGCTCCAAGAGTTGAGTTTACAATAAATGGCACACAATACAGCAGGGGTACTATCTAG
- the LOC133834150 gene encoding cytochrome P450 89A2-like has protein sequence MEVSGGSWWWLSLILILIPLFLLKFISKRSPTLPPGPLTIPIIGNLLFLRKSFSQLEPILRNLHAKYGPVVSLRIGTRRAVFIADRVLAHQALIHNGAIFADRPPALPTTKLFNSNQHNISSARYGPTWRLLRRNITSEILHPSRVKSYSSARKWVLDILLKRLEFDAQSDAIGVRVMDHFQYAMFCLLVLMCFGDKLDESKIKEIEAIQRRMLLAFSRFSILNFWLSLTKILFRKRWQDLLQLRDDQREVLVPLINSRKKVGEAKVATNDDDFVLCYVDTLLGLELPEEKRKLDIGEMVSLSSEFLNAGTDTTSTALQWIMANIVKHPQIQGKLYEEIKGVVGNDDGRRVEIEEEDLQKMPYLKAVILEGLRRHPPAHFVVPHAVSEDVVVGGHVVPKKASVNFMVAEMGWDPKVWEDPMAFKPERFLAGDDSKVEFDITGNREIKMMPFGAGRRICPGSGLAMLHLEYFVANLVWKFEWNKVDDDVNLSEVQKFTVVMKNPLHVRLTLRH, from the coding sequence ATGGAAGTCAGTGGCGGTAGTTGGTGGTGGCTCAGCCTCATCCTCATTCTCATCCCTCTCTTCCTTCTCaaattcatttccaaaagaagccCAACCCTCCCTCCCGGACCTCTCACCATTCCCATAATCGGCAACCTCTTATTCCTCCGCAAATCCTTCTCCCAACTCGAGCCCATCCTCCGCAACCTCCACGCCAAGTACGGCCCCGTTGTCTCTCTCCGCATCGGCACCCGCCGCGCCGTCTTCATCGCCGACCGTGTCCTCGCCCACCAGGCCCTCATCCACAACGGTGCCATCTTCGCCGACCGCCCTCCAGCCCTCCCCACCACTAAATTATTCAACAGCAACCAGCATAACATCAGCTCCGCAAGGTACGGCCCAACCTGGCGCCTCCTCCGCCGCAACATAACTTCCGAGATCCTTCATCCTTCGCGGGTCAAGTCCTATTCCAGCGCTCGCAAATGGGTTCTCGATATTCTCCTCAAACGCCTCGAATTCGATGCTCAGAGCGACGCCATTGGTGTTCGCGTAATGGATCACTTCCAGTACGCCATGTTTTGCCTCTTGGTTTTGATGTGCTTCGGTGACAAGCTTGACGAGTCGAAGATCAAAGAAATTGAGGCCATCCAACGTCGAATGCTGCTGGCCTTCTCACGCTTCAGCATACTCAATTTCTGGCTCAGTTTGACCAAAATTCTATTCAGAAAGCGGTGGCAGGATTTGTTGCAGCTCCGCGATGACCAACGTGAGGTTCTGGTGCCCCTCATCAATTCCCGGAAAAAGGTCGGGGAAGCCAAGGTTGCTACCAATGATGATGATTTTGTGCTTTGCTATGTGGATACTTTACTGGGTCTGGAGCTACCAGAGGAAAAGAGGAAGCTTGATATCGGAGAAATGGTGAGCTTGAGCTCCGAGTTTCTGAACGCTGGCACTGATACCACCTCCACGGCACTGCAGTGGATCATGGCCAATATAGTGAAACATCCCCAGATTCAGGGGAAGCTGTATGAGGAGATAAAAGGGGTAGTAGGAAATGATGATGGAAGAAGAGTGGAGATTGAAGAAGAGGATTTGCAGAAGATGCCTTATTTGAAAGCTGTGATATTAGAAGGGCTGAGGCGCCACCCGCCGGCGCACTTTGTGGTGCCGCACGCGGTGAGTGAGGATGTTGTGGTGGGTGGACATGTGGTGCCGAAGAAGGCAAGTGTTAACTTCATGGTGGCGGAGATGGGATGGGACCCCAAGGTGTGGGAGGATCCCATGGCGTTCAAGCCGGAGAGGTTTCTGGCTGGTGATGATAGTAAGGTTGAGTTTGATATAACTGGGAATAGGGAGATAAAGATGATGCCTTTTGGGGCGGGGAGGAGGATATGCCCTGGTTCTGGTCTGGCCATGCTTCATTTGGAGTATTTTGTGGCCAATTTGGTTTGGAAGTTTGAGTGGAATAAGGTTGATGATGATGTTAATTTGTCTGAGGTACAGAAGTTCACTGTCGTCATGAAGAATCCTTTGCATGTGCGCTTGACTCTGAGGCACTAG
- the LOC133834152 gene encoding cytochrome P450 89A2-like: MDFSGGGWWWLSLILIPFFLLKFISKRSPTLPPGPFTIPIIGTILSLRKSFFDLEPILRNLHAKYGPVVALRIGSRPSVFIADRHLAHQALVHNGAVFADRPPALPTTKIFNSNQHSVSSARYGPTWRLLRRNITSEILHPSRVKSYSRARKWVLDILLKRLEADAHSAADGVRVMDHFQYAMFCLLVLMCFGDKLDESKIKEIETIQRRILLGFSRFNILNFLPGLTKIVFRKRWQELFQLRYDQLEVLVPLINSREKVEEAKISTNDDDDFVLCYVDTLLGLELPEEKRKLDTGEMVTLCSEFLNAGTDTTSTALQWIMASLVKHPQIQEKLYEEIKGVMGDDGTRRGKEIEEEDLQRMPYLKAVILEGLRRHPPGHFVLPHAVSEDVVVGGHVVPKKGSVNFMVAEMGWDPKVWEDPMAFKPERFLVGDDSKVEFDITGNREIKMMPFGVGRRICPGYGLAMLHLEYFVANLVWKFEWNKVDEVDLSEVQEFTTVMKHPLHARLTTRH, from the coding sequence ATGGATTTCAGTGGCGGCGGTTGGTGGTGGCTCAGCCTTATCCTCATCCCCTTCTTCCTCCTCaaattcatttccaaaagaagccCAACCCTCCCTCCGGGACCCTTCACCATTCCCATCATCGGCACCATCTTATCCCTCCGCAAATCATTCTTCGACCTCGAGCCCATCCTCCGCAACCTCCACGCCAAGTACGGCCCCGTCGTCGCTCTCCGCATCGGCTCCCGCCCCTCCGTCTTCATCGCTGACCGTCACCTCGCCCACCAAGCCCTCGTCCACAACGGTGCCGTATTCGCCGACCGCCCTCCCGCTCTCCCCACCACTAAAATCTTCAACAGCAACCAGCATAGCGTCAGCTCTGCCAGGTACGGTCCCACCTGGCGCCTCCTCCGCCGCAACATCACTTCCGAGATCCTCCACCCTTCGCGGGTCAAGTCCTATTCCCGCGCTCGCAAATGGGTTCTCGATATTCTCCTCAAACGCCTGGAAGCCGATGCTCACAGCGCCGCCGATGGTGTCCGCGTAATGGATCACTTCCAGTACGCCATGTTTTGCCTCTTGGTCTTGATGTGCTTCGGTGACAAGCTTGACGAGTCGAAGATCAAAGAAATCGAGACCATCCAACGTCGCATTTTGCTGGGTTTCTCACGCTTTAACATACTCAATTTCTTACCCGGTTTGACCAAAATTGTTTTCAGAAAGCGGTGGCAGGAGTTGTTTCAGCTCCGCTATGACCAACTCGAGGTTCTGGTCCCCCTCATCAATTCCCGGGAGAAGGTCGAGGAAGCCAAGATTTCTaccaatgatgatgatgatttcgTGCTTTGCTATGTGGATACTTTACTGGGTCTGGAGCTGCCAGAGGAGAAGAGGAAGCTTGATACAGGGGAAATGGTTACCTTGTGCTCCGAGTTTCTGAACGCTGGCACTGACACCACCTCCACGGCGCTGCAGTGGATCATGGCCAGTTTAGTGAAACATCCCCAGATTCAAGAGAAGCTGTACGAGGAGATAAAAGGGGTGATGGGGGATGATGGTACAAGAAGAGGGAAGGAGATTGAAGAGGAAGATTTGCAGAGAATGCCGTATTTGAAAGCTGTGATATTGGAAGGGCTGAGGCGACACCCGCCGGGGCACTTTGTGTTGCCTCACGCAGTGAGTGAGGATGTTGTGGTGGGTGGACATGTGGTGCCGAAGAAGGGAAGCGTTAACTTCATGGTGGCGGAGATGGGATGGGACCCCAAGGTGTGGGAGGACCCCATGGCGTTCAAGCCAGAGAGGTTTCTGGTTGGTGATGATAGTAAGGTTGAGTTTGATATAACTGGGAATAGGGAGATAAAGATGATGCCTTTTGGGGTGGGGAGGAGGATATGCCCTGGCTATGGTCTGGCCATGCTTCATTTGGAGTATTTTGTGGCCAATTTGGTTTGGAAGTTTGAGTGGAATAAGGTTGATGAAGTTGACTTGTCTGAGGTACAGGAGTTCACCACCGTCATGAAGCATCCTTTGCATGCGCGCTTGACTACAAGGCACTAG
- the LOC133834151 gene encoding cytochrome P450 89A2-like, whose protein sequence is MEVSGGGWWWLSLILIPFFLLKFISRRSPTLPPGPFTLPIIGSIFSLPKSFSDLEPILRNLHAKYGPVVSLHIGSLPSVFIADRHLAHQALIHNGAVFADRPPTLPTTKIFNTNQISISSGRYGPTWRLLRRNITSEILHPSRVKSYSRARRWVLDILLKRLEYDAQSAADGVRIMDHFQYAMFCLLALMCFGDKLDESKIKEIETIQHRILLGFTRFNVLNFLPSLTKIVFRKRWQELFQLRQDQLEVLVPLINAREKVEEAKIATNDDDDFVLCYVDTLLGLELPEEKRKLDTEEMVTLCSEFLNAGTDTTSTALQWIMTRLVKHPQIQEKLYEEIKGVMADDDRRRGKEIEEEDLQKMPYLKALILEGLRRHPPSHFVVPHAVSEDVVVGGHVVPKKGSVNFMVAEMGWDPKVWEDPMAFKPERFLVGDDSKVEFDITGNREIKMMPFGAGRRICPAYGLAMLHLEYFVANLVWKFEWNKVDEVDLSEVLEFTVVMKHPLHARLTPRH, encoded by the coding sequence ATGGAAGTCAGTGGCGGCGGTTGGTGGTGGCTCAGCCTTATCCTCATCCCTTTCTTCCTCCTTAAATTCATTTCCAGAAGAAGCCCAACACTCCCTCCGGGACCCTTCACCCTTCCCATCATCGGCAGCATCTTTTCCCTCCCCAAATCATTCTCCGACCTCGAGCCCATCCTCCGCAACCTCCACGCCAAATACGGCCCCGTCGTCTCTCTCCACATCGGCTCCCTCCCTTCCGTCTTCATCGCCGACCGTCACCTCGCCCACCAAGCCCTCATCCACAACGGTGCCGTATTCGCCGACCGCCCTCCCACTCTCCCCACCACTAAAATTTTCAACACCAACCAGATTAGCATCAGCTCCGGCAGGTACGGCCCAACCTGGCGCCTCCTCCGCCGCAACATCACTTCCGAGATCCTCCACCCTTCGCGGGTCAAGTCCTATTCCCGCGCTCGCAGATGGGTTCTCGATATTCTCCTCAAACGCCTTGAATACGATGCTCAAAGCGCCGCCGATGGTGTCCGCATAATGGATCACTTCCAGTACGCCATGTTTTGCCTCTTGGCCTTGATGTGCTTCGGTGACAAGCTTGACGAGTCGAAGATCAAAGAAATCGAGACCATCCAACATCGCATTTTGCTGGGTTTCACACGATTTAACGTACTCAATTTCTTACCCAGTTTGACCAAAATTGTTTTCAGAAAGCGGTGGCAGGAGTTGTTTCAGCTCCGCCAAGACCAACTCGAGGTTCTGGTCCCCCTCATCAATGCCCGGGAGAAGGTCGAGGAAGCCAAGATTGCTaccaatgatgatgatgatttcgTGCTTTGCTATGTGGATACTTTACTGGGTCTGGAGCTGCCAGAGGAGAAGAGGAAGCTTGATACAGAGGAAATGGTTACCTTGTGCTCCGAGTTTCTGAACGCTGGCACTGACACCACCTCAACGGCGCTGCAGTGGATCATGACCCGTTTAGTGAAACATCCCCAGATTCAAGAGAAGCTGTACGAGGAGATAAAAGGGGTGATGGCGGATGATGACAGAAGAAGAGGGAAGGAGATTGAAGAAGAGGATTTGCAGAAGATGCCTTATTTGAAAGCTTTGATTTTAGAAGGGCTGAGGCGCCACCCGCCGTCGCACTTTGTGGTGCCGCACGCAGTGAGTGAGGATGTTGTGGTGGGTGGACATGTGGTGCCGAAGAAGGGAAGCGTTAACTTCATGGTGGCGGAGATGGGATGGGACCCCAAGGTGTGGGAGGATCCCATGGCGTTCAAGCCGGAGAGGTTTCTGGTTGGTGATGATAGTAAGGTTGAGTTTGATATAACTGGGAATAGGGAGATAAAGATGATGCCTTTTGGTGCTGGGAGGAGGATATGCCCTGCCTATGGTCTGGCCATGCTTCATTTGGAGTATTTTGTGGCCAATTTGGTTTGGAAGTTTGAGTGGAATAAGGTTGATGAAGTTGATTTGTCTGAGGTACTGGAGTTCACCGTCGTCATGAAACATCCTTTGCATGCTCGCTTGACTCCGAGGCACTAG